TCTCGCTCCCCGACGGTGAACTCGTAGTCACCCGGCACGCGGAGTTCGATGCCGCGCGTCTCGTCGCCCCCTCCAGAAGGATTGAGCGTCACGTCGACGGCGACGTTGCCGACGACGCGCGTCCAGACGGTTTCGATGTCCTCGACGGTGGCCTCGTCGGTGCGTCCGCCCTGGACTTCGAGGCTCGTGATGCGCACGGTCAAGAGCGCCTCGGGCGTATCGAGGACGAACTCCTCGCCGACCGCGAGTCGCTCCTCGCGAGGGATCTCGGTCGTCGTCGAGAACGATTCGCCGTCCTGCGAGACGATGACGTCGCGCTGTTCGGTGTCGGGTGATTCGAGGCGCGTCTTGTGGACGTGGCCACACTCGCCACAGCGGACGGTCGCCTGGCCGCCGGATTTCAGCAGTTCGTGGACAACGGGTGTGTCGGGTGAACACGCCGGGCAGGTAGTGCCGACGCGCTCGGTGGCTTCGCTCATGGATGGTCTATCGCCCCAACGAATAAAAGCCCGTGGCGTTCGCTACGCCCCGTTCGCTTCCGGAAGTGCTAGTTCCTCCCCGTCGGCATACACCGTTGGGTCGCGGAGGATGCCGTCGAGATGGAGCGGTGCTTGCGTGTCGCCGCCGATGCCGTGGTCGTCGCCGATGGCGATGTGCACTGTGCCAGCAGCCTTCTCGTCCAGCAGCACCGACCCCACTAGTTGAGAGATGGCAGCGTTCGTCCCGATGCCGAGTTCGGCGAGATTGTAGGCGTCGTCGCCGACTTCCTCCGCGCCGCGCTCGACCTGTTTGCGGATTCTTTCGTCCTCGATGTCGGTCACGAACCCGCCCTCGACGGTGAACTCGATGGGCGTATCGACCAATCCGTGGGGCATCATCGTGCCATCGACGACGTAGGTCCCGTTCGCGTTCTCGGGGCTGACGAACACCTCCCCGGCAGGGAGATTCGACATCGCGCCCGCCTCGTGGACGATGCCCGTGTCGGCGAGCCACTCGTGTTCGCCCGGCTCGAACGTGATGTCCGTCCCCGCGGGCGAGGTTACGCGAACCTCGCTGGCGTCGGCGACCGCATCGAGTACCGTCTCACAGCTCTGCTCGATGGCACGGTAGTCGGTATCGAGGCCGGTGGTGAACACCGATTCGGTGATGCCGGGCAGGGTTGCCACGCGCGCGCCGGCCTCGTTGGCTCCCGAGCGGGCGCGCGTGTGACTCAAACTCTTGGTGGTGGGACAGAACACGACGTCCGCCCCGCGCATGGCCGCGGCGACGGGTGCCGGCGGTTCGGTGCCGTGCTGGTCCCCCGGCGGGTACTGCAGCAAAACCACCTCGTCGGTCACCGCACGCGCGGCGTCGTACAGCGCGCGCCCGATGGGAAGGCGCTCGTCGTCGGTGACCACGGCGCAGGATTCCTCGGCCCCGAGCGCGAGACACTGATTGATTGCCGTTTCGGCGGCGCTGTCGAGCGTCGCGTCGGTCGATTGGCTCATGCGTCATCGATGAGGTAGCGGTGTGTGAGGCTTTCGGCCAGTTCCGACCGTCGTCGAGCCGCCGTGGTCGATTTCACCCGGAAAACGGGCGACAGTAGAAACGATTATCCCGGTCGGTCGAGGAGTTCGAGACATGCTCAGCGTCGGCGTCAACGGCTACGGCACCATCGGCAAGCGCGTCGCGGACGCGGTCGTCGCCCAGCCGGACATGGAACTCGTGGGCGTAGCGAAGACACGACCGAACTTCGAGGCCGAACGCGCCGTCGAAAAGGGTTATCCGCTCTACGCCGCCATCGAGGAGCGCGCCGGAAAGTTCGAGGAAGCCGGCATCGACCTCGCGGGACTGGTCGAGGAACTCGTCGAGGCGGCGGACGTGATGGTCGACGCCACGCCCTCGGGTATCGGCGCGGAGAACAAGTCCCTCTACGACGAGTACGACACGCCTGCGCTCTACCAGGGCGGCGAGGATGCCGATCTGGTGGACACGAGCTTCAACGCCCGCTCGAACTTCGCCGACGCCGTGGGGACCGACCACGTGCGCGTCGTCTCGTGCAACACCACAGGGTTATCGCGGCTGGTCGCCCCGCTCGAAGAGGAATACGGCATCGAAAAGGTGCGCGCGACGCTCGTCCGGCGCGGTGGCGACCCCGCACAGAGTTCGCGGGGGCCCATCAACGACATCCTGCCCGACCCGCGCACGCTGCCCTCCCACCACGGTCCCGACGTCCAGACCATCTTCCCGGACCTCGCTATCGATACCTTAGGACTCAAGGTGCCCGCGACGCTGATGCACACCCACTCGATCAACGTCACGCTGACTGGGGACGCCACCGCCGACGACGTACGGGAGTTGCTCGAAAGCCAGTCGAGAACGTTCGTAATTTCTGAGGGGATGGGCATCGACGGCGCAGGGAAGCTGAAGGAGTTCGCGCTCGATGCCGGCCGACCAAGGGGCGACCTCTGGGAGAACTGTATCTGGGGCGAGTCGGTTTCGGTCGAGGGCGACGACCTCTATCTCTTTCAGGCCATCCACCAGGAATCCGACGTCGTGCCCGAGAACGTCGACGCGGTCCGTGCGGTGGCGGGCACGGCCGACGCCGACGAGAGCATCCGAACCACGAACGACGCGCTCGACATGGGTCTCTGAGCGGGCCTGTCGAACCCCCTGCTACACTTTCGCCGGCGAGGGCCGCGGCGAGGTTCGCATCGATCGATATCGAAGTCGGATGAGTGCGCCAACCGCGCTGACGCGAACCCTTTTGTCCCGTGCGCGCCTACCGATAGCCATGCAACCGGGCGACCGCGACGACCGCGACCCCTTCGACGACATCTTCAGCGAGATCGAGCGGATGATGGACGGTATGATGGGTGGCAACGTCGACGTTCGAACCGACACCGTGGGCACCGACGCCCACGTCGACGTCCAGGAGGACGGCGACCTCGTGCGCGTCATCGCCGACCTGCCGGGCGTCCCGAAGGAAGCCATCGACCTCACCTGCGACGGCCGGCGCGTCACCATCGAGGCCGCGAGCGACCGTCACGAGTTCGACGAGCGCGTCTCGCTGCCGGTTCGCGTCGACGAACGGTCGGCGAACGCCACCTACAACAACGGTATCCTGGAAGTCACCTTCGAGCGCGCCGACACCTCCGCCGACATCGATCTCTAACACGTACCTTTTTACTTCGGGGGTTCGCGCACTCGCTTCGCTCGTACGCTCAACCCCTCGCAAAAATCTACGCTAAAAACCTCCCGCTCACTCGCGCTCCGCGCTCGTTCACGGCGAACCGCGCTCGCTGCACTCGCGCGGACAGGACTGCTCCCCGCGACCGCCACGCACAGCACCGCCGAAGCCCTCAATCGCTCG
This region of Halococcus sediminicola genomic DNA includes:
- a CDS encoding HVO_0476 family zinc finger protein, with the translated sequence MSEATERVGTTCPACSPDTPVVHELLKSGGQATVRCGECGHVHKTRLESPDTEQRDVIVSQDGESFSTTTEIPREERLAVGEEFVLDTPEALLTVRITSLEVQGGRTDEATVEDIETVWTRVVGNVAVDVTLNPSGGGDETRGIELRVPGDYEFTVGEREDLADENFTVKGIHLRADAEGYGFDRLDHEGDMAFAKDVNRVYADDESSSAWSVW
- a CDS encoding aminopeptidase, whose translation is MSQSTDATLDSAAETAINQCLALGAEESCAVVTDDERLPIGRALYDAARAVTDEVVLLQYPPGDQHGTEPPAPVAAAMRGADVVFCPTTKSLSHTRARSGANEAGARVATLPGITESVFTTGLDTDYRAIEQSCETVLDAVADASEVRVTSPAGTDITFEPGEHEWLADTGIVHEAGAMSNLPAGEVFVSPENANGTYVVDGTMMPHGLVDTPIEFTVEGGFVTDIEDERIRKQVERGAEEVGDDAYNLAELGIGTNAAISQLVGSVLLDEKAAGTVHIAIGDDHGIGGDTQAPLHLDGILRDPTVYADGEELALPEANGA
- a CDS encoding type II glyceraldehyde-3-phosphate dehydrogenase, coding for MLSVGVNGYGTIGKRVADAVVAQPDMELVGVAKTRPNFEAERAVEKGYPLYAAIEERAGKFEEAGIDLAGLVEELVEAADVMVDATPSGIGAENKSLYDEYDTPALYQGGEDADLVDTSFNARSNFADAVGTDHVRVVSCNTTGLSRLVAPLEEEYGIEKVRATLVRRGGDPAQSSRGPINDILPDPRTLPSHHGPDVQTIFPDLAIDTLGLKVPATLMHTHSINVTLTGDATADDVRELLESQSRTFVISEGMGIDGAGKLKEFALDAGRPRGDLWENCIWGESVSVEGDDLYLFQAIHQESDVVPENVDAVRAVAGTADADESIRTTNDALDMGL
- a CDS encoding Hsp20/alpha crystallin family protein, whose product is MQPGDRDDRDPFDDIFSEIERMMDGMMGGNVDVRTDTVGTDAHVDVQEDGDLVRVIADLPGVPKEAIDLTCDGRRVTIEAASDRHEFDERVSLPVRVDERSANATYNNGILEVTFERADTSADIDL